The following proteins come from a genomic window of Actinopolyspora saharensis:
- a CDS encoding DUF418 domain-containing protein, producing the protein MKQQRPAPSTHPAHTPDQAATTSTTQRIEALDLVRGAAILGTLGTNIWIFTDPDGPAGWLRAMGNRDGSLADVVESLLLFLVNGKSVALLSIMFGVGLELQYQSARRRGRAWPGRYLWRCALLLLEGALHYLLIFEFDVLMGYALVAMYVSVLVGARRKVRHWWMATAALLHTGMITVLTLGMRTGHVALSPPGWTGTTLYSHGGWLEQLQARITEIGTYRAELVIVIPMSTVLFLAGIELMRAGAFADAPHGTAIRTRLIRWGLGLGVPANLVTSFAGQEWFFVDRYVLPPVVAFGLLGLIVELAHRTSGRPGPLRSGLASTGRTAMSCYVFQNLLSSALCYGWGLGLATTLDPARPWWVLAAWCAVVGTFMTLASWWLRRFRRGPLESAMHWAYEPRGPARA; encoded by the coding sequence GTGAAGCAGCAGCGACCCGCGCCCAGCACACACCCCGCGCACACCCCGGATCAAGCCGCGACGACGAGCACGACGCAGCGCATCGAGGCACTCGACCTGGTGCGCGGCGCGGCGATCCTGGGCACGCTCGGCACCAACATCTGGATCTTCACCGACCCCGACGGGCCCGCCGGATGGCTGCGGGCGATGGGCAACCGCGACGGATCACTCGCCGACGTGGTCGAATCGCTGCTGCTGTTCCTCGTCAACGGCAAGTCCGTGGCGCTGCTGTCCATCATGTTCGGGGTCGGGCTCGAGCTGCAGTACCAGTCCGCGCGCCGCCGCGGACGAGCATGGCCCGGCAGATACCTGTGGCGGTGCGCGCTGCTGCTGCTCGAGGGAGCACTGCACTACCTGCTGATCTTCGAGTTCGACGTGCTCATGGGCTACGCGCTGGTGGCGATGTACGTGTCCGTGCTCGTCGGGGCCCGCAGGAAGGTGCGGCACTGGTGGATGGCCACCGCGGCGCTGCTGCACACCGGCATGATCACGGTGCTCACCCTCGGGATGCGCACCGGACACGTCGCCCTGTCACCCCCGGGCTGGACGGGCACCACGCTGTACAGCCACGGCGGTTGGCTCGAACAGCTCCAGGCCCGCATCACCGAGATCGGAACCTACCGGGCCGAGCTGGTCATCGTGATCCCGATGAGCACGGTCCTGTTCCTGGCCGGCATCGAGCTGATGCGCGCGGGCGCGTTCGCCGACGCCCCGCACGGGACCGCGATCCGCACCCGGCTGATCCGCTGGGGACTCGGGCTCGGCGTCCCGGCGAACCTGGTGACCAGCTTCGCCGGGCAGGAGTGGTTCTTCGTGGACCGCTACGTCCTGCCGCCCGTCGTCGCGTTCGGCCTGCTCGGCCTGATCGTCGAACTCGCGCACCGCACCAGCGGCCGCCCGGGTCCACTGCGCAGCGGTCTGGCCTCGACCGGGCGGACGGCCATGTCCTGCTACGTGTTCCAGAACCTGCTCAGCAGCGCGCTGTGCTACGGCTGGGGGCTCGGGCTCGCGACGACCCTCGACCCCGCCCGCCCGTGGTGGGTCCTCGCCGCGTGGTGCGCGGTCGTGGGCACGTTCATGACGCTGGCCTCGTGGTGGCTGCGCCGCTTCCGGCGCGGCCCGCTCGAATCGGCGATGCACTGGGCCTACGAACCGCGCGGCCCAGCCCGCGCGTAG